One Nitrospira sp. DNA window includes the following coding sequences:
- a CDS encoding putative TonB-dependent receptor has translation MRWLRRLGCTGVVMLCFGPAAYAHDPDLPDIEVPEVNVAADRPVAASSQQFIPDKEYVMQPQGRPAQVLRLIPGLITVEHSGGAGKADQYFLRGFDADHGTDVAFFTDGMPINFRSHAHGQGYADLNFIIPETIEGLDVYKGAYHVEFGDFDTAGAVNFRTREVVREGLVQAAGGQFDTQRYLLMLSPTKDKVRTLFAAEGYYTNGPFQNDNRYFRTNLLGKMTMNPTSRSELSLTGTFQKSQWNASGEIPLRAVQDGSLDRFGAIDPSEGGKTLRSTARLNYHYDTTSGGRFFANAYGQYYKFDLFTNFTFFLNDPINGDGIQQSDRRVMYGGDLGYRQAGRFMDMDGAVTVGLQSRVDNIHARLGTQTKRAPTGTTIDSDILEASYSPFVKLEVQPIPWMRLSGGMRSELFTFDVRNRCPNCPEQPAGRTNSGLVLPKANMMLGPWYRTEFFVNYGEGYHSNDARSVVVPGSAPLARAKTYEVGVRSKPWGPEGLEFIATIWAIDLKSELVFVGDEGTTEIRGATRRRGVEVAARGQIVGPLYFNGSVTWSEAEFKNGDAIPLAPKLTGYGALILQWPEGLTSQLQATYLGVRPLTEDRSINSPSWLEFDLSERYHIPVKLSHGRLEAFLFVQNLFNTKWEQAVFAFESRLRNEPAGVTDIHFVPGNPRFVMGGLAWYF, from the coding sequence ATGCGGTGGTTGAGGCGGTTGGGTTGCACGGGGGTGGTGATGCTTTGTTTCGGTCCGGCGGCCTATGCGCATGATCCGGACCTGCCGGACATCGAGGTGCCGGAAGTGAATGTGGCGGCCGATCGTCCCGTCGCGGCCTCGTCGCAGCAATTCATTCCCGATAAAGAGTACGTCATGCAGCCGCAGGGCCGTCCTGCGCAGGTGCTCCGCCTGATTCCAGGCCTCATTACCGTGGAACATTCCGGCGGGGCCGGCAAAGCCGACCAATATTTCCTGCGCGGGTTCGATGCGGACCACGGCACCGACGTGGCGTTCTTCACCGACGGGATGCCGATCAATTTTCGATCCCATGCGCACGGGCAGGGCTATGCCGATTTGAATTTCATCATTCCGGAAACGATCGAAGGGCTGGATGTGTACAAGGGGGCCTATCACGTCGAATTCGGTGATTTCGATACGGCCGGCGCGGTCAATTTCAGAACACGTGAGGTGGTGCGAGAAGGATTGGTGCAGGCGGCCGGCGGCCAGTTCGATACCCAACGGTACCTCTTGATGCTTTCCCCCACGAAAGACAAGGTACGGACGCTGTTCGCCGCCGAGGGCTATTACACCAACGGGCCGTTCCAGAACGACAATCGCTACTTTCGAACGAACCTGCTGGGCAAGATGACGATGAATCCGACGAGCCGGTCGGAACTGAGCCTCACGGGGACCTTTCAAAAATCCCAGTGGAATGCGTCCGGAGAAATTCCCCTGCGGGCGGTGCAGGACGGGTCGCTCGATCGGTTCGGGGCGATCGACCCGAGCGAGGGAGGAAAAACGCTTCGTTCGACCGCGCGCTTGAATTACCACTACGACACGACTTCCGGCGGCCGTTTCTTCGCGAATGCCTATGGGCAGTATTACAAGTTTGATCTCTTTACGAACTTCACGTTCTTTCTCAACGACCCAATCAATGGAGATGGCATTCAGCAATCCGATCGGCGAGTCATGTACGGAGGCGATCTCGGCTATCGGCAGGCCGGTCGGTTCATGGACATGGACGGCGCCGTGACGGTGGGCCTGCAGTCGCGGGTGGACAATATCCACGCCAGGCTGGGCACCCAAACGAAACGCGCTCCAACAGGGACGACGATCGACAGCGATATTCTCGAAGCCTCCTACTCGCCGTTCGTAAAGCTGGAGGTGCAACCGATCCCATGGATGCGACTGAGCGGTGGCATGCGAAGCGAGCTGTTCACCTTCGATGTCCGCAACCGTTGCCCCAATTGTCCGGAGCAGCCTGCTGGGAGAACCAACAGCGGCCTTGTTCTGCCGAAGGCCAATATGATGCTCGGTCCCTGGTATCGCACGGAGTTCTTCGTCAACTATGGCGAAGGCTATCACAGTAACGATGCGCGCTCGGTGGTCGTTCCCGGTTCGGCGCCGCTCGCCCGCGCCAAGACCTATGAGGTCGGTGTCCGATCGAAGCCCTGGGGTCCTGAGGGGCTGGAGTTCATTGCGACCATCTGGGCCATCGATCTTAAGTCCGAACTGGTGTTTGTCGGCGACGAAGGGACCACCGAAATCCGCGGGGCGACAAGGCGGCGCGGGGTGGAGGTGGCGGCGCGAGGGCAGATCGTCGGGCCGCTCTATTTCAACGGCAGCGTGACATGGTCGGAGGCAGAGTTCAAGAACGGCGACGCGATCCCCCTTGCGCCGAAACTCACTGGTTATGGCGCGTTGATTCTGCAATGGCCGGAAGGCCTGACCTCGCAGCTCCAAGCGACTTACCTGGGGGTGCGGCCGTTGACGGAGGACCGCAGCATCAACTCGCCGTCTTGGCTGGAGTTCGATCTGTCCGAGCGATATCACATCCCGGTCAAACTTTCGCATGGGCGTCTGGAGGCGTTTCTGTTCGTTCAAAATCTATTCAACACCAAGTGGGAGCAGGCCGTGTTCGCATTTGAATCGAGGCTCAGAAATGAACCGGCGGGCGTAACCGACATTCACTTCGTGCCGGGCAATCCGCGGTTTGTAATGGGGGGGCTCGCGTGGTACTTCTAG
- a CDS encoding DNA-3-methyladenine glycosylase II — MPSIVLPREFFSRSTLRVARSLIGKYLIRENGRGLVAGKIIEVEAYVGAEDRACHASKGRTARTEVLFGPPGHAYVYLCYGMYEMLNVVTEAEGFPAAILLRAVECDGTLIDGPGRLTRAFDIDRRLNCLDLTAREALWFEDRGEAVLRGTVKTYPRIGVDYAGEWAKKPWRFRLETGTANRRSPDRAGRRRSK; from the coding sequence ATGCCGTCCATTGTGTTGCCGCGTGAGTTTTTCTCCCGTTCCACCCTCCGAGTCGCGAGGTCTTTGATCGGCAAGTACCTGATCCGTGAGAACGGGCGGGGGCTGGTTGCCGGCAAGATCATCGAGGTCGAGGCCTATGTCGGGGCGGAGGACAGAGCCTGTCACGCCTCGAAGGGGCGGACGGCCAGGACGGAGGTGTTATTCGGTCCGCCCGGCCATGCTTATGTGTACCTCTGCTACGGGATGTATGAAATGTTGAACGTCGTGACTGAAGCGGAAGGGTTTCCTGCTGCGATCCTGTTGCGAGCCGTGGAGTGTGATGGCACGCTCATCGATGGGCCGGGCCGACTGACTCGCGCCTTTGACATTGATCGGCGGTTGAATTGTCTCGACCTGACCGCGCGTGAGGCCCTCTGGTTCGAGGATCGTGGAGAAGCCGTGCTTCGCGGAACCGTAAAGACCTATCCGCGCATAGGGGTGGACTATGCGGGGGAATGGGCCAAGAAACCGTGGCGGTTTCGTTTGGAGACGGGAACCGCGAATCGGCGGTCGCCCGATCGCGCCGGAAGGCGGCGCAGCAAATAA
- a CDS encoding Multi-sensor signal transduction histidine kinase yields MSPPVEQAKAAAETHLQRTLTTVLNGLPADAALAAVFHQEQGPLTAQVHRGFTPRDVQSVVRTLSSQKVLTAVPAGNDPDASRTLRLRLITPGAKSLLGVPLRHRQRTYGFLVIGRKDNATYAKKDKTMLEQAGDDITKALERDNLFDLNILLSRPLVSQEPLPSSAPADVYNAPTSHATPEIQEKVVALLNELGQTLPFDRAWIGAYDPLAGNVEVLGIAGEQKTDPKDQKKDLKTGQRLALDASAAGWAVRHRKPRVDHDLASTQGRFLDHKHLYKDRFQSSLVLPFFLRGQVGGTITLASKEADRFAVTDARLLEPINLKLVDLLQAAPPAPSNAAKAEGAPDAEPGSAPLTPAEPVIRKQERQAAIGEFSAFLATEIREPLASIRAQLEEVTAEGILDFDPQTRVENAMRDLIRIEAILNEILDFAKPLDLNRRLCRVPEMVENALTVVGTELEATRIQVVKEYASVLAPVRADEAKMQQVFLSIFKNAIEAMTPGGILTISMSNQRAGRHLEVQILIKNNGTPIPPEHVDKVFEPFFTTKRSGTGLGLATVKKIVEEHQGNIAISGTPGEGTTVTIRLPGVSRGPAHRYRGRGRRPPRRPTN; encoded by the coding sequence ATGAGTCCTCCAGTCGAACAAGCCAAAGCCGCCGCTGAAACCCATCTACAACGCACCTTGACTACCGTCCTCAACGGGCTGCCGGCCGATGCGGCATTGGCCGCCGTGTTCCACCAGGAACAGGGGCCGCTCACGGCGCAGGTGCACCGCGGGTTCACCCCTCGTGATGTCCAATCGGTTGTCCGCACGCTCTCCTCGCAGAAAGTCTTGACGGCAGTCCCGGCCGGAAACGACCCTGACGCCTCACGCACCCTGCGTCTCCGGCTGATCACGCCCGGCGCAAAGTCGCTCCTCGGCGTGCCTCTCCGCCATCGCCAACGTACCTATGGATTCCTGGTGATCGGACGAAAAGACAACGCCACCTATGCCAAAAAAGACAAGACCATGTTGGAGCAGGCCGGCGACGACATTACCAAGGCCCTCGAACGGGACAACCTCTTCGACCTGAACATCCTTTTGAGTCGTCCCTTGGTGTCGCAGGAGCCGTTGCCGTCGAGCGCGCCCGCGGATGTCTACAACGCGCCGACCTCCCATGCGACACCGGAGATCCAGGAGAAAGTCGTCGCGCTGCTCAATGAATTGGGACAAACTCTGCCGTTCGACCGCGCCTGGATCGGCGCCTATGATCCGCTCGCCGGCAATGTCGAAGTGCTCGGCATCGCCGGAGAACAGAAGACCGATCCCAAGGACCAAAAGAAGGATCTTAAAACGGGCCAACGCCTGGCGCTGGACGCCTCCGCCGCCGGCTGGGCGGTCCGCCATCGAAAGCCCCGCGTCGATCACGACCTCGCCTCGACTCAGGGTCGGTTCCTGGACCACAAACACCTGTACAAAGACCGGTTCCAATCGTCGCTCGTCTTGCCCTTCTTTCTGCGCGGCCAGGTCGGCGGGACGATCACGTTGGCCTCGAAAGAGGCGGACCGTTTTGCGGTCACCGACGCCCGCCTGCTCGAACCGATCAATCTTAAATTGGTGGACTTGCTCCAGGCGGCACCGCCCGCGCCGTCGAACGCCGCCAAGGCCGAAGGGGCTCCGGATGCCGAGCCAGGCTCAGCTCCCCTGACGCCCGCGGAGCCGGTCATCAGGAAACAGGAGCGGCAGGCTGCCATCGGAGAATTCAGCGCCTTCCTCGCCACGGAAATCCGCGAGCCCCTGGCCTCGATTCGCGCGCAGTTGGAGGAGGTCACGGCGGAAGGCATCCTCGACTTCGACCCTCAGACCCGCGTCGAGAATGCGATGCGGGACCTGATCCGCATCGAAGCCATCCTCAACGAAATTCTCGACTTCGCCAAACCGCTGGATCTGAACCGCCGCCTCTGCCGTGTTCCGGAAATGGTCGAAAACGCCCTGACGGTGGTGGGGACGGAGTTGGAAGCGACACGCATTCAAGTGGTCAAGGAATATGCCAGCGTCCTAGCCCCGGTGCGGGCCGACGAGGCCAAGATGCAACAGGTCTTTCTCAGCATTTTCAAGAATGCGATCGAGGCGATGACGCCGGGCGGCATCCTGACCATCTCGATGAGCAACCAGCGGGCAGGACGACATCTGGAAGTACAGATCCTGATCAAGAACAACGGCACGCCGATCCCTCCCGAACATGTAGACAAGGTGTTCGAACCGTTCTTCACGACCAAACGGTCCGGCACCGGATTGGGACTCGCCACTGTGAAAAAGATCGTCGAAGAACACCAGGGGAACATCGCCATTTCCGGGACTCCGGGCGAAGGAACGACCGTGACCATACGCCTGCCCGGTGTCAGCCGCGGCCCCGCACACCGCTATCGCGGACGCGGCCGCCGGCCGCCCCGCCGCCCGACCAACTGA
- a CDS encoding dihydroflavonol-4-reductase → MKALVTGATGFVGGAVARALVKAGAEVRVLSRKGADLQNLAGLPVEQVDGDLRDRDSLRRALTGCRQLYHVAAHYALWAKDPSIFYDINVTGTRTLLETAREVGIERTVYCSTIGAIGLPPDGGLGTEETPVSLEQMAGHYKRSKYLAEQEVLKLAKEGLPVVIVNPSAPVGEADVKPTPTGQIIVDFMKGRMPAYIETGMNLIDVDDVAQGHLLAMEKGRQGERYILGNKNLLLNEVFQILSRITGVKAPTIKLPRLAILPLAYANQWLSNLTGLPPRIPLEGVKMAKYKMHYDCSKAIRELGLPQTPVEVALEKAVRWFRSHGYA, encoded by the coding sequence ATGAAAGCTCTCGTCACCGGGGCAACAGGATTCGTCGGAGGGGCCGTGGCGCGAGCCCTGGTCAAGGCCGGTGCCGAAGTCCGGGTGCTGTCTCGCAAGGGCGCGGACCTCCAGAACCTTGCCGGACTCCCGGTGGAACAGGTGGACGGGGACCTGCGCGACCGCGATTCACTCAGGCGCGCCTTGACCGGCTGCCGGCAGCTCTACCACGTTGCCGCGCACTACGCCCTCTGGGCCAAGGATCCCTCCATCTTCTACGACATCAACGTGACCGGCACGAGAACGCTGCTCGAAACGGCCCGTGAGGTCGGCATCGAGCGCACCGTCTATTGCAGCACCATCGGCGCGATCGGCCTGCCGCCGGACGGAGGACTCGGGACGGAAGAGACGCCTGTCTCGCTGGAGCAAATGGCAGGCCATTACAAACGGTCAAAATACCTGGCCGAGCAGGAAGTGCTGAAGCTTGCGAAGGAAGGGTTGCCGGTCGTCATCGTGAACCCCAGTGCGCCGGTCGGCGAGGCCGACGTGAAGCCGACTCCCACCGGCCAGATCATTGTGGACTTCATGAAGGGCCGGATGCCCGCCTACATCGAAACCGGTATGAACCTGATCGACGTGGACGACGTGGCGCAGGGCCACTTACTCGCCATGGAGAAGGGCCGCCAAGGCGAGCGCTACATCCTCGGCAACAAGAATCTCCTCTTGAATGAGGTGTTTCAGATCTTGAGTCGGATCACGGGGGTCAAGGCCCCGACGATCAAGTTGCCGCGCCTGGCCATTCTGCCCCTGGCCTATGCGAATCAGTGGCTCTCGAATCTGACCGGCCTGCCGCCGCGCATTCCGTTGGAAGGCGTGAAGATGGCCAAGTACAAGATGCACTACGACTGCAGCAAGGCGATCAGAGAACTCGGCCTGCCCCAAACGCCGGTCGAGGTCGCGCTGGAAAAGGCGGTGAGGTGGTTTCGGTCGCACGGGTACGCGTAA
- a CDS encoding (2E,6E)-farnesyl diphosphate synthase, whose amino-acid sequence MSSTSHLTPTSMDIRRYLEQKREEVDHYLQSVIPTAETMPTTLHESMRYSLFAGGKRVRPILAIAAAEAVGDASRAVLPVASSLELIHTYSLIHDDLPAMDNDDFRRGKPTNHKVYGEAMAILAGDALLTMAFELCTRANGEHGLDAARQVRLIQELAVGSGNLGMVGGQVLDIQAENQDIDLATLQSIHKHKTGMLIRAAVRMGAITAGATTAQLDDLTFYAENIGLAFQIADDVLNVTGTREELGKNPNTDAQRGKKTYPTFYGVEGAKQLAEDCVTRANDRLVSFGAKAEPLRELARYITSRKN is encoded by the coding sequence ATGAGCTCCACGAGCCACCTCACCCCGACCAGCATGGATATCCGCCGGTACCTCGAACAAAAGCGTGAAGAAGTGGACCACTACCTCCAGTCGGTGATCCCGACCGCCGAGACCATGCCCACGACCCTGCATGAGAGCATGCGCTACAGCCTGTTCGCAGGCGGCAAGCGCGTCCGGCCGATTCTGGCGATCGCCGCCGCCGAAGCGGTCGGCGACGCGAGCCGGGCCGTCTTGCCGGTCGCCTCGTCGTTGGAGCTGATCCATACCTATTCGCTCATTCACGACGATCTTCCGGCGATGGACAACGATGATTTTCGCCGCGGGAAGCCGACCAACCATAAGGTCTACGGCGAAGCGATGGCGATCCTTGCCGGAGACGCGTTGCTCACCATGGCCTTCGAACTCTGCACCCGTGCAAACGGCGAACATGGCCTCGATGCCGCACGCCAGGTCCGGCTGATTCAGGAACTGGCCGTCGGGTCCGGCAACCTCGGCATGGTCGGCGGACAGGTGCTCGACATTCAGGCGGAGAACCAAGACATCGACTTGGCCACATTGCAATCCATCCACAAGCACAAAACCGGCATGTTGATTCGCGCCGCCGTGCGGATGGGCGCGATCACGGCCGGAGCCACCACGGCGCAACTCGATGACCTGACTTTCTATGCCGAGAACATCGGCTTGGCCTTTCAGATCGCCGATGACGTATTGAACGTGACCGGCACAAGAGAAGAATTGGGGAAGAATCCCAACACCGACGCGCAGCGGGGCAAGAAGACCTACCCGACGTTTTACGGCGTCGAGGGGGCCAAGCAGCTGGCCGAGGATTGCGTCACCCGTGCCAACGACCGGCTCGTCTCGTTCGGCGCCAAGGCCGAGCCCCTCCGCGAACTGGCGCGCTACATCACCTCGCGGAAAAACTAA
- a CDS encoding nucleotidyltransferase domain protein: MAEKIHIDVPKDQIAAFCRKWKVAELALFGSVLRGDFQPESDVDVLVTFAQQADWGFEHLLDMKTELEGLLGRPVDLVEKRLIDESPNYIRRKHILTHMETIYVAR; encoded by the coding sequence ATGGCTGAAAAGATTCACATCGATGTACCGAAGGACCAGATTGCTGCCTTCTGCCGAAAATGGAAGGTCGCGGAACTGGCTCTGTTCGGCTCCGTGTTGCGGGGAGATTTCCAACCAGAGAGTGATGTGGACGTACTGGTCACATTCGCCCAACAGGCGGATTGGGGATTCGAGCACCTGTTGGATATGAAGACAGAGCTGGAAGGGCTATTGGGGCGACCGGTCGACCTGGTGGAAAAAAGACTGATAGACGAAAGCCCCAACTACATCCGCCGAAAACATATCCTGACCCACATGGAAACCATCTATGTGGCGCGATGA
- a CDS encoding DUF86 domain-containing protein has protein sequence MWRDDAYLLDMLLAAKRVMEFRSDLTWDQFRQSHLHQQAIAKALENIGEAAGKVSEEIAIRHRIVHDYFRLDLLRVWEVATNDVPNLVAAIEPHAPPE, from the coding sequence ATGTGGCGCGATGATGCGTATCTGTTGGACATGCTCCTCGCAGCTAAACGCGTCATGGAATTTCGAAGCGACCTCACGTGGGATCAATTTCGACAAAGTCACCTACACCAGCAGGCTATTGCAAAAGCTCTTGAAAATATCGGAGAGGCTGCCGGGAAAGTGTCGGAAGAGATCGCAATACGACATCGAATTGTTCACGATTATTTTCGTCTGGATCTCTTAAGAGTCTGGGAGGTCGCAACCAATGATGTGCCGAACTTGGTAGCTGCGATTGAACCTCATGCCCCGCCCGAATAG
- a CDS encoding Type III restriction-modification system methylation subunit — translation MPTLNWIGKEAVVNHHRRTERILIRLKPYEITVS, via the coding sequence ATGCCCACACTGAATTGGATCGGGAAAGAAGCGGTCGTGAATCATCACCGGCGGACGGAACGCATTTTGATTCGGCTGAAGCCCTACGAGATCACCGTGAGTTGA
- a CDS encoding Prevent host death protein, Phd antitoxin, whose amino-acid sequence MGAQTAKQKILEAVERLPDDATLEDAIERLCFLSKVEEGVRQSDAGETVPHQEAVRQLLG is encoded by the coding sequence ATGGGTGCTCAGACCGCCAAACAAAAGATTCTTGAAGCTGTTGAGCGACTGCCGGATGATGCCACGCTCGAAGATGCCATCGAGCGGCTCTGTTTCCTCTCAAAAGTAGAAGAAGGGGTTCGCCAGTCTGATGCCGGTGAGACGGTACCGCATCAAGAAGCTGTTCGCCAACTACTCGGATGA
- a CDS encoding Death on curing protein, Doc toxin, producing the protein MTLLWTRRALADVQAIKQFIAKDSPHAAKLVTQRLVAAVDRLILFPQSGRIVPELADPQIREVVQGSYRIVYRLIEKQVHILTIHHTARLFALGQ; encoded by the coding sequence ATGACCCTCCTCTGGACTCGGCGTGCTCTTGCTGACGTTCAGGCCATCAAGCAATTCATTGCCAAAGATTCTCCGCATGCCGCCAAATTGGTGACGCAACGACTCGTGGCCGCAGTGGACCGCTTGATACTGTTTCCTCAGTCGGGTCGGATTGTGCCCGAACTTGCCGATCCACAGATTCGTGAAGTCGTTCAGGGCTCCTATCGCATTGTCTATCGCTTGATCGAGAAACAGGTGCACATCCTCACCATCCACCACACAGCCCGCCTGTTCGCTTTGGGACAATAG
- a CDS encoding Putative transmembrane protein: MARFRFTLVAVVVLLVGGGWNLSAVAQESSQPALAWQVGPTEAKLGDQALLKLPQGYRFLGSQETQRLLKQMGNFPSGSELGLITSATAGEQWFMVVRYIDAGYVKDDEAANWDADALMASIKEGTEEDNKTRQAQGFPPLVIRGWEERPHYDKAANKVVWAISAQERESVGVNYNTLALGRQGYLSMNMVGSLEELPTLKPHVGLLLANVEFVEGKRYADFDSTTDKVAAVGLSALIAGAAIKSGLLAKLWAFIVPLVLAGKKVLMLLVIALGGLAAKYLKKKPKPEQLEGGGGLSS, from the coding sequence ATGGCGCGGTTTCGTTTCACGCTCGTAGCTGTTGTGGTCTTGCTGGTGGGAGGGGGCTGGAACCTTTCTGCCGTGGCTCAGGAGTCTTCCCAGCCGGCCCTTGCCTGGCAAGTCGGGCCGACTGAGGCGAAGCTGGGCGACCAGGCCCTGTTGAAATTGCCGCAGGGCTATCGGTTCCTCGGGTCGCAGGAGACGCAGCGGCTGCTCAAACAGATGGGCAATTTTCCGTCCGGTTCGGAGTTGGGCTTGATTACGTCGGCAACCGCGGGGGAACAGTGGTTCATGGTGGTCCGCTACATCGATGCTGGCTACGTCAAGGACGACGAGGCGGCCAACTGGGACGCAGATGCGCTCATGGCCTCGATCAAGGAGGGGACGGAGGAGGACAACAAGACCAGGCAGGCGCAGGGATTCCCGCCGCTGGTCATTCGCGGTTGGGAAGAGAGGCCGCATTACGACAAGGCGGCGAACAAGGTGGTCTGGGCCATCTCGGCACAGGAGCGGGAGTCGGTGGGGGTCAATTACAACACGCTGGCGCTGGGACGGCAGGGCTACCTCAGCATGAACATGGTGGGGTCGTTGGAGGAACTGCCGACCTTGAAGCCGCATGTGGGGCTCTTGCTGGCGAATGTGGAGTTCGTCGAAGGGAAACGATATGCCGATTTTGATAGCACGACCGACAAGGTGGCGGCAGTCGGACTGTCGGCGCTCATTGCCGGTGCGGCGATCAAGTCCGGCCTCTTGGCCAAGTTGTGGGCCTTCATCGTTCCCCTGGTGCTGGCGGGAAAGAAAGTGCTGATGTTGTTGGTGATCGCGCTCGGCGGGTTGGCCGCGAAGTATTTGAAAAAGAAACCCAAGCCGGAACAGCTGGAGGGTGGCGGGGGTCTGTCGTCGTGA
- a CDS encoding Membrane metalloprotease, giving the protein MKILLLLLSGIKLGKVALTGGTMLLSMVVYSFVFGWWYAVGFVLLILFHELGHYAAAKQRNLDVGAPTFIPFVGAWIQLKEQPMDVETEAYVGIAGPVAGTVAAMACYYAAEYTHSQLLLALAYAGFMINLFNLIPLSPLDGGRITAIISPKVWWLGVPILIGLFIMNHSPMLLLIAILAIPHVMSTFRGGPQGLPERYYDVPLATRLSYGLYYLGLAAFLGIMSYETHLLLPSSQG; this is encoded by the coding sequence GTGAAGATCCTGTTGCTGTTGCTCTCGGGCATCAAGCTGGGCAAGGTGGCACTCACCGGCGGGACGATGCTGCTGTCGATGGTGGTCTATAGCTTCGTGTTCGGCTGGTGGTACGCGGTGGGGTTCGTGTTGTTGATCCTGTTTCATGAGCTGGGCCATTATGCCGCCGCCAAGCAGCGCAATCTGGATGTGGGTGCGCCGACCTTCATTCCCTTCGTGGGCGCCTGGATTCAGCTCAAAGAACAACCGATGGACGTCGAAACCGAAGCCTATGTCGGCATCGCCGGACCGGTGGCGGGAACCGTGGCGGCGATGGCCTGTTATTACGCGGCGGAATATACCCACAGCCAATTGCTGTTGGCCCTGGCCTATGCCGGGTTCATGATCAATCTGTTCAACCTTATCCCGCTCTCCCCCTTGGACGGCGGCAGGATTACGGCCATCATCTCGCCGAAGGTCTGGTGGCTGGGCGTGCCGATTCTCATCGGGTTGTTCATCATGAACCACAGCCCCATGTTGCTGCTGATCGCCATCCTCGCCATCCCCCATGTGATGTCCACTTTCCGAGGCGGCCCCCAGGGCCTGCCGGAGCGGTACTACGACGTGCCGCTCGCGACTAGGCTCAGTTACGGCCTGTACTATCTTGGATTGGCGGCCTTTCTTGGTATCATGAGTTATGAGACGCACTTGCTCTTGCCCTCCTCGCAAGGCTAA
- a CDS encoding Arginine decarboxylase proenzyme has translation MHNAEGATSDDISSSSARLADSPIQPDSVGPGKAWGICTSVDLHDCIPDRIRDAKQIEAYVVQLCELIQMSRYGACQVVHFGEGRVAGYSMVQLIETSLISGHFANDTNSAYLDIFSCKGYDPAVVEEFSKAFFGARRSSHRAMLRY, from the coding sequence ATGCACAACGCCGAAGGCGCCACGTCCGACGACATCTCATCATCTTCAGCCAGGCTTGCTGACTCACCGATCCAGCCCGACTCCGTCGGGCCCGGCAAAGCCTGGGGAATTTGCACTTCCGTCGACCTCCACGATTGCATCCCAGACCGTATCCGCGATGCCAAACAGATCGAAGCCTACGTTGTGCAGCTCTGCGAGCTGATTCAAATGAGTCGGTATGGCGCCTGCCAAGTCGTTCATTTCGGAGAAGGCCGCGTGGCCGGCTACAGCATGGTGCAGTTGATCGAGACCTCGCTGATCAGCGGTCACTTCGCCAACGATACGAACAGCGCCTATCTCGACATTTTCAGTTGCAAGGGCTACGATCCGGCCGTCGTCGAAGAATTCTCCAAAGCCTTTTTCGGCGCCCGTCGTTCGAGCCATCGGGCCATGTTGCGGTACTAG
- a CDS encoding SCP-2 sterol transfer family protein — MSQTQPKTVRAFFSTLAGKLDPEAAEGLDAVYQFDLDGADGGQYQLQIRDGACHVSEGTHPDPHVTLAMSGEDCLRVLNGQVSGAAVAMSGRLRISGDVGLALQLASLFPTLRP; from the coding sequence ATGAGCCAGACTCAACCCAAAACAGTGCGGGCGTTTTTCTCCACACTCGCCGGCAAGCTGGATCCGGAGGCGGCCGAAGGACTGGATGCGGTGTACCAGTTCGATTTGGACGGTGCCGACGGGGGACAGTATCAACTGCAGATCCGGGACGGTGCCTGCCATGTTTCGGAAGGCACCCACCCGGATCCGCACGTGACGCTGGCGATGTCGGGGGAGGATTGCCTCCGGGTTCTGAACGGTCAGGTGAGCGGGGCGGCCGTGGCCATGTCCGGGCGCCTGCGCATCAGCGGAGATGTGGGGTTGGCGCTCCAGCTGGCCTCGCTTTTTCCGACTCTTCGCCCCTAA